A single genomic interval of Dehalococcoidia bacterium harbors:
- a CDS encoding metal-dependent hydrolase, with protein MPRREDEYWLAQHPPACTCVACAEKRLRRLGIRRGAPGRLETLARQLSWPLGMAAFFAALSFAFSLLGLTDNPTRQPSRSGLETGRLAFEIGGHFVFGFAVGAATRQLRYALLAGAVAVAVDVDHVLWFLGTQADPRASHALLFLLASAALVGLAAARDARQRLLTGVVIAGAVASHLAFDALLGDGEFPLLAPFSFSLVALPVWAGAALEGAAFVAVLAVAQTLRSRPAWPRR; from the coding sequence ATGCCCCGACGAGAAGATGAATACTGGCTGGCGCAACACCCGCCCGCCTGCACGTGCGTTGCCTGCGCGGAGAAAAGGCTGCGCAGGCTCGGCATCCGCAGGGGAGCGCCCGGCCGCCTGGAAACGCTGGCCAGGCAGCTGTCCTGGCCGTTGGGGATGGCCGCCTTCTTCGCGGCGCTCAGCTTCGCGTTCTCACTGCTTGGCCTGACGGACAATCCGACGCGGCAGCCCAGCAGGTCAGGCCTGGAGACCGGACGGCTGGCCTTCGAGATCGGCGGGCACTTTGTTTTCGGCTTCGCGGTCGGCGCGGCCACACGGCAACTGCGGTACGCCCTGCTGGCGGGCGCCGTGGCCGTGGCGGTGGATGTGGACCACGTGCTGTGGTTCCTGGGCACACAGGCGGACCCACGGGCCAGCCACGCCCTGCTGTTCCTGCTGGCCAGCGCCGCGCTGGTAGGGCTGGCGGCGGCCCGAGACGCGCGCCAGCGCCTCCTGACAGGCGTGGTGATAGCGGGGGCGGTCGCGTCGCACCTGGCCTTCGACGCGCTCCTCGGCGATGGCGAGTTCCCGCTGCTGGCGCCTTTCTCCTTCAGCCTGGTGGCCCTGCCGGTGTGGGCGGGCGCGGCCCTGGAAGGAGCGGCGTTCGTCGCCGTCCTCGCGGTGGCGCAAACGCTGAGGAGTCGTCCGGCGTGGCCGCGCCGCTAG
- a CDS encoding DUF971 domain-containing protein: MPAPKQVVLSPESIRITWDDGHQSTYANRYLRGQCRCAGCVDEMSGRRRVSEKNVPEDVQAVDWIQVGYYGLQFLWTDLHAAGIYTHEMLRSLCPCPQCQPVKPAAQ; this comes from the coding sequence ATGCCGGCGCCGAAGCAGGTTGTCCTGAGTCCGGAGTCCATCAGAATCACGTGGGACGACGGGCACCAGAGCACATACGCCAACAGGTACCTTCGCGGGCAGTGCCGGTGCGCCGGCTGTGTGGACGAGATGAGCGGCAGGCGTCGGGTGTCCGAGAAGAACGTGCCGGAGGACGTGCAGGCGGTGGACTGGATACAGGTAGGCTACTACGGGCTTCAGTTCCTGTGGACAGACCTGCACGCGGCGGGCATCTATACCCACGAGATGCTGCGGTCCCTGTGTCCGTGCCCCCAGTGCCAGCCCGTGAAGCCCGCGGCCCAGTAG